The stretch of DNA GTGGTGGTGGAAGCAAAATCAAGAGAGCTGTTCTGCAAATGAGGCGGCGCAGCTGAAGAATTATCATCTCTAACACTACTTTGAGGCAAATGGCTGTTAAGGAAGGCTTCTGTCAGTGGAAACGAACTCGACTGAAACTTCGATAACTGAACCGAATTTTGCCAGTTCTCGTTACAGCTACCTTGGTCCAGAAAGTTGGAAGCACCGTTAACACCGGTATTGAAGGAGTCCGAGCTAAATGGAGTCATGTTGATAGAGTTCCCTTGTAGTAGCATAGGATTATTCGGAGCATTGGATAACGAGTTATTTGAGTAACCAAGAACATCAGCGGTAAGCAATCTTGACTCGTCTAAAGGAATATGTGCCGAGGACTTACTCTGTTGCAATTGATCAAGCTCCAACGATGCAGGAATTCCGTGAAATAAACTAGCATTCTGGCTAGCAGGTAGAATATTTGGATTCAATTTTGCGAAAGCATTGACGGAATTACTCAAATTTTGACCATGACTAGGTTGGAGTAGCTGAGTTGCGGCCAGATTGCGAACGCTTAGACCAGCAGCACTATTTAGTCTTCCAAGCATGCCCCCTGAAGTGTAGGACGACAAGGTAGGATGAGCATACCGTCCTGATCCAGCTAATGTTCGAAAATCTCCAAGTCTGTCCAGTGAACCCATTCGCAAATAATCCTTGCCCCCTAATGCGGCAGCCATGTTGGCTTGCTGGGTTGCTACTGTACTTATCCTTTTCAAGTAAAGCCTATACTTCTGTAGCACAGAAAGGAAAAACTGATTAAGAACTCTAAAACTGTATCGTAACAAAGGTAATAGCAAAGAACAAGGAGTAAGACTAGTGCCTGGAGATGGCTTGCCACATTTTCCCTTGTAAGCCCGTCAACATTCATTAGGTCAAGAATCCTCTTTGGGACAGCTTCTGCATCAGAAACAGGacagagaaatagtcagttaataTTGGAACATTCATAGCAAACATAGATTAGAGAAAACTTACTAATGCTAAAAAACTCACTTTCGATACCCAACTGATTAACAGCTGCAACAAACTTCCTGTGAAGCTCTATGGACCAAACGACACGAGCTTTCTTCTGATTTGCCGTATCTTCACTGTCAGTTCCATTTTCATCAGTCTCATCTTCTTCATCTTTCCTTTTCCTGTTAAGTTTTCCGTTTGGATCTGCATTACCTGTCGGTGATTGCCCTCGACCACCTTCTCCACTTTCCCGATAAGATTTGTCATGATCGTTAGACTTGCTCCGGCTCTTAGGTTCAACCTTCTTTCTTCGGATTACATGTTGCCATATATTCCTCAGCTCCTCGAGCCGCACAGGTTTCACCAAATAGTCACAAGCACCATGACTAATTCCCTTCATTACAAGTTTTGTATCGCTGTTTGCGGACAACACTGGACCAAAAAAAAAGTTCAAAAATCCAAACATTACCCCTAAAATTCCTGTACTACAATTGAAACAGAATGCAATAAGATATTCGATGCTAGTACTAGTAAAACGTTGAAAATGAGACGAAAGGGATAGATCTATAACTAAGATAAATGAAGGTATTCTACTTACTTATGACGGGAAGATCCATCTCAAGACCAACAAGTTCAAGAAGTTTAAAGCCATCCATATCAGGCATGTGAACATCACTGATTACCAAATCAAATCTATCTCTGTTCTCCCTCAACATTTTCAATGCCATTCTTGCCTGACTTGTGGTAGTTACTGTCCAAAGACAAAAGATCATCTTCAGAATAATAATGCAATTTATTAATAAATCTTAAGGAATCTCAAAATAAATCATGAAAATCCAAGGTTAAAAACTAGACAGAAAATGATTCAAAATCTTCCAACAAAATTTATTTTCAGGGCAAGATTTAACTAAATTTGCCGCTCAGTTGAACTACAAGGCAGTTTCATATGATCTTAAGCAACCAAATTTCACGTGAAAACAGAATTAGAAAGTACAAAATAGAGATTTTAGAGTTGGATTATGTacaaaatacataacaaaaagcAAAAAAGTAAATCAAAAGAACTCCATCTTCCCTTATTGTTCTATCATTTTTACTCTTTATTTTATGACCCTTTTTTCCTAACTTTGATTGTTGAAAGTCCATTGTCAAATCAACTAGAAACATGAACCATGCATGGAAAAGAACAGCAAATTGAAGTCATGAAACTGCACATGACAATTTGAAAACCACTTTAACCAGAGCAAAAATCCTTTCTTTATAGAGTATACACTTCAATGCTCCTTTTAAAAGTTAGAAACAAGAAAAAAGAGTTCTGTTTACGAGTGTCTATCCGAAACAGACCTTCAAGTTAGGTTAAGGTATGCGTACATACTAATCTTACCCATTTATGGGATTATAATGggattgttattgttgtacaGAAAACCAACTTCACTCCTAGTTAAAAAAATTTCCAACTAGAACAATTAACCAAAAAAACTCAGCAGCAGAAGAAACATATACCATGATACTGGCATTTCCTGAGCAAACCATCCAAAAGCTTCAAACAAATAGGGTCATCATCAACAGCAAGAACCCTCATACCAATtggaaaattatcataattttgATAATTTTCCCTTTCAACACCCTTATTATTTCCTCTAATTTCTTCCACAGTCATTTTCTTGAACCACAAAACAACAAGATTGGACAACAAAACAAGATTCCAAGACCAAAAAGATCAAAACTTTAGCACAATCTCCAACCAAAAAAGTTACTTTCTTGAGTTTTTATTAAAACCCAACAAATCCCAATTGGCTAAATAAATCCAAGAAGTTGAAGAAGCAAAAAAAGTTCAAAACTTTACTACTAGAACAATAAAAAAAGTGACTTTCTTGAATTTTTATCAAAACCCCCAGAAAAACCAATTGCCTGAATCAATCCAAGAAGTTGAAGAAGCAAGAAAAGTTCAAAACTTTACTACTAGAACAATtaaaaaaaagtgatttttttgaatttttatcaaaaCCCCAGAAATCCCAATTGCCTAAATAAATCCAAGAAAGTGAAGAAGATATCAATTAGACAAGAGAGACGAGATTGAGACTTTTGAaatggtagtagtagtagtaagtaAGTAAAAAAGCTGTACGTGTGGACAATGATGGGGTAATGGCCAGAACAGAGTGATTGGTTTCAACCCAACAATACAACAAATCATAGAAATTTTCTAGTGATCACCTCTCTATCTCTCCTCCACTatactttttcttcttctttttgtgtttGTCCTTTACTTTTCTCCCTATGTACCCACCCCCATACTCTACAACCTCTTTTCTTTCTCACAAAACCATTGGTGGGTAATAAAATACTCCTTTTTGGGGTATGTTATACTATATAGGCTCGTTTGTTAGGATATATTAGAAATAATTAATCTcaaaattaaatttaagataagTTTATCTCATatttaattgaaataaaattataatataattaattttaaaattagttATCTCGAAATTATACTATTATTTTTATCTCTACGAGAAAGTGAAATAACAATGACGAAATAACTAATCTAAAGACAATTAATCCTAAAATAACATATTTCCCAACCACCCCTATTCCTATCGATCTAAAAGTAAAGTTGGAagtgcatattatttttatactATATACTCCAACTAAAtagtgctatatatatatatatatatatatatatatatatatactaactaTTTCTCAAAAAACTTTGTATTTATAGAtgaatttaaattatatacattgacagtataaaattttatttttacactaTTAATAACTTTTAACATGTAATAACATGTTATTTAATCTTTGTCTGTTTACTAGTTAATTCTTTTCAAGAAATTTTAGGTACAAttatcttaaaataatttaattatataaatattttttatattagcAATAGAGGTTTGTTTATTGTCTTCTTATGGGAACCTTTTTTGTAACTTTATTCTCCCCCAGAAGCATGCATTTTTTGGAAGTGAGCTTTATAGACTTTTAAGAAATAATATCATGTGACACTTCTTTATGTACACACTCACACTTCAAGAAATCTTGGCCGTTCATTTCGACATTAGGTGTTCAAGAATTAATCCAAGactaataattatattatgactAGGTTTTCTTGAATCTTGATTAGATTTACCTTTTAGATAAAGATTGTCAACCTATCAAAGATTACAAATCATTTTAGGTTGTAATGACTTCTTaattattctggattgtcattTCTCTGCTGATGGACCCCTTTAATTTACTTAAGAAAAATTTCCTCTTCTTTAGGCCATAATTGAACATCagaccccaaaaaaaaaaaatattgtataatcgttctcaaaataataactgaaaatatatatttttgtgtgtgtatatatatactatgtatgttatatataaaaatatataaattttatacacttttgcggctaccagatgtaaatagtttccTCCACGGACTAAAAGTGTTCTTTgcccaaaaaaattattttttaaaatgttaAGATTTTCATTCAGAAAATGGGTATTAATATTGTTTTCTTCTATTGCTTAGATTATGGTAAGGTGAATATTTTGCAAAAGGGTTAAACTTATAGGGTTGAAAATAACAATTTTAAGGACATAATGGACAAGAAGAATGGAAAATTAATGAAGAATCTTGGTTAATTATTCAGGGCATAAATGCTAATGATATTCTTAGGTATTTTTTCATTTATAGAAATCATTTAAAGCCTACCATTCCTTTCTTTAGGGTTTCAATATGACAGGGTTTGAGTGATTTAAGGCTCCATTTTCAACTTTCTTGAAAATAACCCATTTTATGAAATTACTAGTTAGCCCGTCTAtatcaaaataattaataataatattaaaatatccAAGTACAAATGTAATTGAGTAATATCAAATTAACGGCTTGCATCAGTCTTTAATTACATGTTCTCTCCCTAATTTGACCAAAATCTTATAAAGAGTTtatataaataagaaaataatcaCAGAGTTTGACAGGGATATAAATCTATTATTGGGTCAATCAATATGTTGCCATGTTTTAGGAGAATTGTGTGTACAAATTTAGAAATTTTAGAGTCATTAGTGAATTGCttattgacgagcgcaaaacacacacgcaaattatgctcgctagtcaaagatagtataatataattatcgtatccacatggattggatttaaacagtattatcgtagtttgtagctagattgttaTCAGGAGGaacaacaatggagatttatatgactaagaatctaaaatctacagctattgactaatgacaatcgcaacaaaagtaagtaaggaagttatcaatgggaaaaaatatgggttgataggataggtgcaaaatAATTAGTCGGGATCTAActatagataattcacttctaatttcaagtgagtctctcgaattcacttaattatcagtacaattgtttagtagaaactcctctcctGATTAAGAgctcgtttggacataagaatttttttttttttccaaaaaaattttacttttttcgaaatcagtgtttgttcataaaatttccaattttcatttgaaaatgaattttgaaaattttcgatgaattttggaaattttcgaaaatttgaaaaactccaaaaagttatttttcaaaattttcactcaaatcactcacaaaatttcaaaaacaacccaaaattatattcatgtccaaacacaactctaaatttcaaataccattttcacttgaaaattttttttccctattttgaaattttataattcttatgtcgAAACGCccattaagtctcaacctcacaatataaaccaatttaagctcggtgatggtatgcaagaattcgtaatggattggtctttaggagaatctttttcgattatcctcctaattatgaactcaaccaacaatatagtgtaaatatatcacaagttataccCTTTTCACTTACAAGAATAAGTAaacatagatgcaataattaaatcctccaaaaacgattcaaatacataaaaatagagttataatccacaacaaccatcaatacaccaaatccatcaaaactcaAAAGGTTCTACTCTATAGACATGGAAAAGctcttcacaaatgaaataaaagtagaggaaaacataaatacaatccaaacctggatttgagtgaggaaggaaggatgaaatccttgtgctcttgcttctccctcttctccttagcttctctaggtctaaggtatgtcaaaagtgcttctaaaatggtgttttggggtCTTTAATCagccccccaaaaaaaaaaggatGAAACTACCCTTTTTCTTAGCGAAATATGACTCTTCCCGTATAGGAcatgcgcggtcgcgcacctgcgcattttgcaCACCGTTCTACCCCAAGTGCACATCCAGCGCGCGATCGCTCACTTGGTCGCGCACATAGGTTGTATCGGTTGGGAATTTGGGAAAGTGTAAAACATTAAAATTGTAGCTcttttaaatagctttccaacTATATATTGTGGAGCGTAAACGGATTTCTGAGCtaaaagttatgtgcattttactggacaatgcgcaATATGCCTGCTCAATTCTTCATTGcgttcttaaagtgcactatcatctgttgatccccgaacacgatcccaacttgatccttggacttttactcagacttcaaaactccaaaatagcatgaattcattCCACATCATCTATatagatcggaatcactcctacaaggcataaaatacacaattagtacaaaatattagcgattaaagctccaactcaattaaagtgcaataagcgactaaaactcAAGatttatagcctaccatcaataccccacaggTAAACCATTACTTTTTTTCGAGCAATtaaaccacactttatatagacacgatatttttaaacaactctcctaactcattacatcaagaatatttaaaatagactaagcacaatagtatAACATTTTCACCTTAAgaattgactcacaagtaccatgcattattcataacttactcacttactctaacatagaggcccacgacattacctttccttcatgaatcaagtgccatCACACAACAATCGACAGTAATTCCACGCACAATAGACATTATCAAGAACaactaggaactcaagatagaaagaattcactcactctcggaaaatattcatatgccacaaaagatgaaccatagtcTTGCCCATAGTGTATTACTCAACTAATCGAGcacattcagtcaaggatcaagtaggactttaattggttgtaatgtaggctgcgggacgggtaagatacatttagatataagagtaactACACCTCTCTAAGtatttttaatacatatacttaacCTTTAAAcctcacacttatgtcaaactatAACTCTACCTTCACATCCGTATATGTCGACTctcaacttctttaagcacaaatacatcaagagttaccactatcaatgaatataaactaatttttttttcttcattttctttttcgaTTCAAGTGGCTCATACTTTTTTACAACAATACACAtttttccttatttcaatagttccactcaaaagccaaaccaaccaccccacactttaacttttataaagttcatacaaatttcaagtgctcacgagaggtaaatgaTTCAAATAGATGGCCAATTCAAATAaaagggtaaggcttgtaatgtggttaccaaagaaacaggattacttGCTCAACGgagttaactacgatacataacaatttggtgggtaaaATATATAGTTGGCTCAACAATAAAACGCCTACATCACTTCCAAGACCGAACAAATCTACtacttcgctttgcaaacacacggggcaagttctagacataaaTTGTAATgcacaaaatacacaaaatacacaaaatacacaaacctctctcacacacacacacgacacataactcactcaggatcggactcatcaagacactctactcaacgtagttaagcaaagttaagatcatacaatttaaggtgcttatacaagagtcaaaaactgagcataagcgtcacaactaaagtacttactattctcaaggcataataaagtcaaaagatattgctttcatttaaaatcacagcacaagatctcctactcctaaaaaaataaaactaactatacccagttcaaacaaaacccttgaaaaagaatcgcggcacaaagaaaaaccaacgaaaaattattatactacctaaataaaatatatatttttcgactttaaaaatttcaatcaaaagaaacgaaaacacacaagaaacaaaaacaaataattatttacatattaacatccccaccccacactttaaattatggcatgtccccatgacacacaaataaaaagcaagaggtaaagaaaactcccctggACTTTTTCAGTTTTCGAGAActtgtgaactccacccctaattctgaattaaTTTTTCGTTTTCACTTTTTATGATTCTTTATGGAGCTTATCAGGCCAAAGTCTTTTAGGGATTTTTTA from Nicotiana tomentosiformis chromosome 11, ASM39032v3, whole genome shotgun sequence encodes:
- the LOC104095510 gene encoding two-component response regulator ARR12-like isoform X2, with the protein product MTVEEIRGNNKGVERENYQNYDNFPIGMRVLAVDDDPICLKLLDGLLRKCQYHVTTTSQARMALKMLRENRDRFDLVISDVHMPDMDGFKLLELVGLEMDLPVIMLSANSDTKLVMKGISHGACDYLVKPVRLEELRNIWQHVIRRKKVEPKSRSKSNDHDKSYRESGEGGRGQSPTGNADPNGKLNRKRKDEEDETDENGTDSEDTANQKKARVVWSIELHRKFVAAVNQLGIEKAVPKRILDLMNVDGLTRENVASHLQKYRLYLKRISTVATQQANMAAALGGKDYLRMGSLDRLGDFRTLAGSGRYAHPTLSSYTSGGMLGRLNSAAGLSVRNLAATQLLQPSHGQNLSNSVNAFAKLNPNILPASQNASLFHGIPASLELDQLQQSKSSAHIPLDESRLLTADVLGYSNNSLSNAPNNPMLLQGNSINMTPFSSDSFNTGVNGASNFLDQGSCNENWQNSVQLSKFQSSSFPLTEAFLNSHLPQSSVRDDNSSAAPPHLQNSSLDFASTTTVSPSFEDSRGKIQFRDCTAGAVQSMNQTPSQTWADNKQRYSNNSNNTFGNLSSQVPNNGGSMASLSHCMKQSNENFGRRMDVSLIGRSNGGSSALIQHAENEKLTPDSRTRSNEDYLLEPTKQQVGFSPQGYDSLDDLMSAMKRRV
- the LOC104095510 gene encoding two-component response regulator ARR12-like isoform X1 translates to MTVEEIRGNNKGVERENYQNYDNFPIGMRVLAVDDDPICLKLLDGLLRKCQYHVTTTSQARMALKMLRENRDRFDLVISDVHMPDMDGFKLLELVGLEMDLPVIMLSANSDTKLVMKGISHGACDYLVKPVRLEELRNIWQHVIRRKKVEPKSRSKSNDHDKSYRESGEGGRGQSPTGNADPNGKLNRKRKDEEDETDENGTDSEDTANQKKARVVWSIELHRKFVAAVNQLGIEKAVPKRILDLMNVDGLTRENVASHLQKYRLYLKRISTVATQQANMAAALGGKDYLRMGSLDRLGDFRTLAGSGRYAHPTLSSYTSGGMLGRLNSAAGLSVRNLAATQLLQPSHGQNLSNSVNAFAKLNPNILPASQNASLFHGIPASLELDQLQQSKSSAHIPLDESRLLTADVLGYSNNSLSNAPNNPMLLQGNSINMTPFSSDSFNTGVNGASNFLDQGSCNENWQNSVQLSKFQSSSFPLTEAFLNSHLPQSSVRDDNSSAAPPHLQNSSLDFASTTTVSPSFEDSRGKIQFRDCTAGAVQSMNQTPSQTWADNKQRYSNNSNNTFGNLSSQVPNNGGSMASLSHCMKQSNENFGRRMDVSLIGRSNGGSSALIQHAENEKLTPDSRTRSNEDYLLEPTKQQVGFSPQGYDSLDDLMSAMKRDQDGGMLEEEQYGFDNYPFGS